The sequence CCCGGAGCGTTCCACGAACCCCTTGGCCTTCATCTGATCCTCCGTCGACGCCAACGAGAGAAGGTCGGACATGGTGTGCGAGATCATCGCGAGCCCAACCCCGCGAGCACGGTTCAGCCGGGTGAGGGCATCGACGCGGTCGACCATGCCACGTCCTGCGCGGAGGGCGCGCCAGAGCTCGTCCAGGATCACGAAGTAGTGCCGTCTCGGTTCCAGACCGGCGTCCGCTAGCGCGGCGGCGACGTTCACGGTTCCGAACCCCGCCGACCAGCAGGCGAGCAGGATCGCGGCTTGCAGGTCGCCTTCGGAGTCATCGATCGAGGACACGTCATACACAACAGGCCGGTCCCTGCGCATGGGTGTCGTGGTCTGCTGGGAGAACACTTCCCCCAGCCGCCCGCCGGTCGTGAGTCCGATAAGGGACGCTTCGAGGTTCTCGGTGATGGCTTTGTACCGGGTGAGGTCGCCGCGGTCCAGGGCCACCTGTCGGATCTGGTCCGGGGCCTCCTGGATGACCCGGAGCAGGTCAGCGAGCACGGGAACACCGTCGTGGGTTTCATCGAGGTATTTCAACGCCCGGTCGATGATCGTTTCCTCCCGGTCGGTTGGCGGCTCCGACCTCAGGATGGTGAGGAGTGCGGCGATCATGGTGTGTCGGCGGCCGTGCGCGTCCGCGAGGACCTGGTTGGCGAGGCGTTGCAGCTTCGCTGCACGCACACGTTCCCCGGTTGCCTCCCCCAGCAGCCGGTGGGTCTCTGCAGGGCTGGTCCCGGAGGTGGCCTGAGCTATCAGCGCGTCAGACAGGAGGAGAGCATCCTTGCTGGCGGTTGCGAGTCGGGCGGCGGCGTGGTGCGCTTCGCCAGGGTCAAGGATGTTCAGATACCCCCGGCCACGGCCAAGGGTGATGACCTGCCCGTCGAGCGCCCGGATGAGGTCCACGTAGTCCGGTTTCAAGTCCCCGAGTACAAGCGGCAGAGTGCCGTACCCGGCAAGCCCAGCAGCCATCCGGCGGGTGAGGGAGGATTTTCCGAGACCGGGCAGGCTGAGCACGAACATGGAAGGGTTGGAAATTAGGCGCGCGCGCCTAAACCACGAGATCGGGTCGCAGCACACCGACGCCCCCGTGGCCAAATTCTTGCCCAAGGGTACGCCGATCATCGGCGTTCCGGTGCCGACGGAGAACGGGTACAGCCCGCACACCTGCACCGTCGTCGCCCGGAACTCATCCGCCGGTTGAATGCTCACAGCCTGCCCGCCACCACGACCCAGCCATCCCGTGGCCGTCGGCCGAAGCGGCCGCTTCGGCGAGGCCTTCCGGACGGCCTTTTTCTTGCCGCCCGCGTGCGGAATCCGGCGCGCCTTCTTCACCCGCTTCGTGACCTTCTCCCGCGCCAACGGGGAACAAGCCACCAGAGTGGCTCGGGCAGTCGCCGTCTCACCTTTTGCTACAGCCCTCGCCCCGGTTGAGTCCTCAGGCGGCAGGACACCGCTCAGGGGGTCAGGCTCCGCCGGAACAAAGCCGTCCGGGAAACCTTCTACGGACATGTGGTGGTCGTGGTGGGTGCGGGTTTTGGATGTGTCGTTCATAGTGAGCCTCCAACAAGGCGTTGTCCGGTGAAGATGTGGTTGACCGCCCACCGGCACCGGGCTCGTGAGCGACGGTGCCGGAGGATAAGGGGCGCCGGTCAGAGCGCTTCCCTGACTTCGTTCGGGATCCGCAGATGCCGCGGCAGGATCAGCCCAAGTGGGAGTGCGGCCGCGAACGCGGAGTCTTGCGACCCGAATGCTGGCCGCATCCGAAGCCTTGCCGCCGCGGTCAGGGAGTCAATCGCCGCGCGTGCGTCCGCCTCGTGCGCCTGGTCGGTCGTGGTTGCGGTGACGATGAGGCCGAAGTTCATCAGCCCCGCCCCAGACGCCTCCTCCGAAGCCGTCGCCTGAGCGGAGCGGGTAGAGAGTGTCGAGCGTGCGGTGGGTTTGGTTGAGGCGGTGCTGTTGAACTGCGCCGCATTCAGATCCGCCTCTACCAAGGCTGCAGCGCGGGCCGGGTCGATAGGTCGGTACAGCAGTGTCACGCGTTTGCGCGCAATGTCACGGTGCGGCGCCAGGAGGCGGGCGAGGATCCCGGACTGCACGACACCTCGAGGCGGGCTCGTCATCGTCCACGACGTCGACACCGCCCCGTCATGCCGGTACGAGTCCCAGTGCGCCTCTGCCGAGGCGGGCCCGACATCCGTCCACGTCAGGTCCGCGGTATCTCCCGCCGCTTTCGCCTGATCGATCAGCAACGCCGCGGCCGGGTCGTATGCCACCCGGATGACTTCGCAGAGCTCCTGCGCCCCGAGCGGCCGGGCAGCACCGGCACCGGTGGACGCAAGACTGGACGTGAGCCCGGGGATGCGGGCGGCGAGATCGGTCGCTACTTCTGCGGCGTTTCGCCTTTTCCCACCGATCCGTGACGTTGCCGAGAACGTAAGTGCGATGTAGGCGCGGATCGTGGCGGACCCGACCGGGTAGGACTGCATCACTTCCGTAAGCATCGCCCGGGCGAACTCGGGTGCGTCAGGGTCCATGGACCCTTCCACTTCTCCGCGGAGCCGGGTTCCGGTGTCGGGTGCGGTCTCGATCGTGACCGATGCCGCCTCGATCCCGGGTTCGTCGCCGAGGTTCGAGAGCCAAATGCCGTATTCCGCGACCTGGTTGTTGACCTGCTCCTGATCCACCAAAGCGGCACCGTCCGGCTCGGTTGCGAGAACGATCGTGAAGTGCCGGGTCGCGGGGGTGCTGATCAGCGCGAACCGGCGGCCGTGTGAGTCGTCCCACTCGGTGAGCTGCGATGCGGCGGCAAGGCCAGGGAGTTGGAACGTGCCCCACTTCGCCCGGCCGACGGGGCCGGATCGGTAGACGTTTGCTCCTTTGAATTTGGTGCGTAGCCAATTCACCCGGACGACCGTCCTTCCCAGGGCTGATTGCCCGTGTTTGTCTTTCACTGAAACGGTGAGCAGCACCGCGCCGAAGATGCCTGCGACCATGAGCGCCGGGCCGAGCCCTGCGAACATGGACGCGACGATCGCGGCGACTATGCCTACGAACATGACGATCGTGGCCAACTGGCCCAGCCCGCCCAATCCTGCGGTTTGGGGTTTCCGCCAGTTGCCGTAGGTGCGTGGTGCGGTGACCGGCGGGGTGGCTGTTGTTGTGGTCATGGGTTAGCTCCCGTTCTCGTTACTGCCTGTCGCGTCAGCGGTCGCCGCTTTCACAGCGCCCGCTGCCGCTTTCGCGCCGTCCGCGACTTTTCCAGCAGCCGCGACGCCGATACCTACCGGCCCAGCCGCCGCCGCAGCGCCACCGGCAGCCGCGCCCCCGGCCGCGGCTCCGCCGCCAGCGGCTGAGCCGCTACTTGCAGCGCCGCTCGCGACCGAACCGCCACCAGCCGCAGCGCCACCCGACCCGGTGGCCGGCGAGAAGCCACCCTTCGCACCGGCGGCGGACGCACCGCTACCCGAAGGGCCATCCGTATTGCCGGCACCGCCACTGCTGCTACCGCCGCTGTTGCTTGCGCGGATAGCACCGGTGGCCAGCTCACCGGCCCCACCGATCGCTGCCGCACCGAGTAGCAGCCCGGCTCCCCCTCCCCCGCCACTGCCAACGGAGGAGACGGCGGGGATCATGAACCGCATCAGCGCCGGTAGAGCGATGAGGGCGATGAGCATGAGCGCGAGCCCGGTGACGATCTGGAACAGACCCGTCCCGTCGGATTTGAACAGGTCCGTGCCGGTCATCCGGAACGCGGTCGCGTAGACGATCGCGGCGGCGGGTTTGTAGAGGATGAACGCGATCGTCCACGCCAGCACCTTCTTGAACCATTGCCGGCCGATTTCGGTGTTCGTGAACGACGCCGCGATCGGGAAGATCCCTGCGAGGAGGACGAGCATCGCACCGCGGAACACCATCAGAGCGATCTGGATGTACGTCATCAGCACAGCGAGAAGCCCCATCAGGAACAGGCCGATCAGGCCGATAGGTGAAAGGGTCGTCAGGCCGATCATGGCGGCGACGTTGGTGCCGAAGCAGTTCGATTCCCCGTTCGTCACATCACAGTTCGTTGCGCTGTTGAGGATCGAAACGGAGAACTCATCCCCTGCGACCGTTGCCAACCGGATCACGACCAGCCCAGCACCCGCGACGGCGATCAGGGTGAAGATCCCGCCCATGAGTTCCTTCAGCGGGGTGGCGCGTTGCGTCCACGCCATCCGTGCGGCAGCAATCAGGATCGACAGAATCGCAAGGCCCGCGGTGTACCACTCCAGGTGTTGTTGCACCCAGCCGACGATCGAGGAGGCGTTGCTGCCGCGCATGGCTTGGGGCAGGAACCCGGCGACCAGGGCGGAGGCGGAGGAGAGCAGCACGACGGCTATCAGGATGATCCCGAGCCTGCCGAGGTGGGCTTCGCCATCCCCGTGCCGGCGGCGGCTTGCCATCATCACGCCTGCCGCGATCAGCGACACAACCGCGATACCCGCCCCCACCCAAGTGACGTAGCCGAGGATCTGTTCGAACGCCGCCGACCCGGCAGGGACCCCGCCGCCGTCTGAGCTTCCGCCGCCGTCAACGACCGTCACCGGGGACGGGACCCGCACCCACAGGGTGCCAAGAGACGCGAGAGCTTTCCCGAACCCTTCGAAGATGTTGTTCACGAACTGTTGCAGTGCGTCGTTGGAGGCTTTGGAGATGACATCTCCGACTCCTTCTCCGACTCCGCAGAGGATGTCGCCGAAATCGCATGCCATGTCAGATGCCCGCCCACGGTGTGTATCCGCCGAGGCTCTGCAGCGCGGAAGGAGGGAAAGGTGAAGTGCCGTCGTCGGCAGATGAGATTTTCCAGTCGCCGTCCAGCCATACGGCGGCCGCGGGGACTGAGACCAGCTGACCGGTGTTTGTCCGCCACGCGAGATCGACAGTGACTGCCGACCCGTCGTAGGAGAGGACTTTGAAGCCAGCGATCTGCGCGCTCAGTCCCCTGGTCGCTGATGTCGACGTCTTCGCAAGAGCTGCGTCCCGGCCGGGGCCGGGTTCTGCGAGCTGCTCAATCGCGGCTTTCGCGATCCGGGCGTCGGTGCCGAGCGCCCACCAGTTTGCAATAGCGAACAGCGCACCTTCCGAGGTGTGCGAGTAGCAAGACCGGACACCGTCAGCGCCTGTCACACCCGGACCGGCGTCTGGTGCGTTCGGTGCAGCGACCGTCCCGATGATGCTCCACTTTGTTGTCGGTGCGGAGGTCAGGGTCGGCGCCGTCTCGTAGCCGGCCAGCCCGCACACGCTTGCCGCGGCCGGGTCGATCGTCGCGGTGGCGGTGACGCCCGGTGTGGAGGCGGCGACCGGGTTGTTTTGGTCGCCGCCTCCACCCTGGGAGGTGAATGCGAGCAGAACAGCCGCGCCCGCGAGGGCGCCGACCGTGATCGCGCCGAAGATGAATCCTTTGCGGGTGAATGGGTTTCGCGGTTCTGCGTCGCTCATGACGTGCCTTTCCTGTGTGTGGGGGTGGGGTGTGCGGTTAGGCGCCCATGAGGAAGCCGACGATGGTGAACGCGGCGGAGATGATGATCACGCCGACGAGGAGTCGGCCGAGCCAGCCTCCGATTTCTCCGCCTTCACCACGTCTGGCGGAGACGGTCATGGTGACGCCGAGGATGATGAGGCCGACGACGGCGACGCCGAGGCCGAGCCATTTGGCCCAGCCCATGATCGTGGTGAACGCCTCGAACCCGGGGGGCATGGTGCCGGCGCCGGGGTCGGGTACTGCGCCGTGGACGGTGACCAGGGCGCCCGCGGTGGTGATGATGTCGCCTGCAGCTACCAGAAGAGACATGAGTAGTTCCGTTTCTGTATTTTTGGTTGTCCACCACCGCGGTCGCGGGGTGAAGAATGTAGGGCCCCGAGGCTTGGGTGTTATGGGTTGGCGACGGGGCCGTCGGTGAAGCCGACGTCGAAGTGCAGATGGTTGGTGGTGTCTTGGAATTGGGTGATGTGGCTGTACGTCGCCGTCCGGCATTGCGCCTGCCCCGCACGAGATCCGGCAGGCACGAGCGGGTCGAGGATCGAGAGCAGTTTCATGGAGTCCGTGTCGCACCCGGTGAGGCCGTGGCCGTTTAGGGAGTAGAAGTCCACGGCGTGCCCGCCGCCGTTGATCCAGTGCGCGGACTCGGTGCCTGCGCCTTCGATGGAGCCGGTGCATTGCCGGTTAAGGTCCGAGACGCCGACCTGACCGAAATTGTTCAGCGCGATGGTGATGACCTGCAGGATGCGCACGTCGATACCGCAGATGCTCGAGGCGGACCCGTCAGCGACCCCGCGTATCTCGGCGGCGTACCGGTCTTCTGCGAGAACGAGCTTCCCTGCGCCCATCGCCGCAACTAGGTTCACGGCGAGGGCTTTCGCGTCACCGGAGACAGCGCAGCCCCCTCCCCCGGCACCGGCCGGACTACCGCCGGTCAGGAAGGTCATAATTGCTACCGCGTCGGCGCGGAACTGTGTGTAGTAGTTCGGGTCTGCGTTGCCCTGCACAGCGTTGATCGTCAAAGACGGGTCCATGCTCTCCCACCCGGCGACACCGGGGAGGCGGGCAAAGAAGAGGGACGCCGAGCTGGTCGGGTCCATCCGCTCTGCGACACTCCCCCAGAAGCTCTGCTGCTGGAACAGGCCGATCGAGTCAGCGACCGACCCGTCAGGGTTGATCGCCCCGTCGCCGTAGTCGAGGTTCCGGAGGGTTGACTCCCCTATCGCCGCCTGGACACCGATGGTTTGCGCGGCCGCCGGCAGGCCCAGAGTGACGGCCGCGTTCGCGATCAGTGCAGCATTCACGAGCTGGTCATGCGTGTACGCACCAACCGCAGCGTCGGCCGCGATCCCGTCAACGTTGATCTGAGTGCCCGAACCGACCGTGCAGGCAGACGCGGAATCGCCACCGAAGAAGAGCACCCACATCGACAGCATGACGACTAGGACTGGGACGAGGACGACGGCGAGAATCCCGATGCCCCCCTTACCGGCGGCCACTATCAGTCACCAGCTAACGGAATGACCTGCTCTACCAGCCACGGGTCGGTCACCTCTGGGCGGTTGACGTACACGGAGTAGTCACCACTGTCCGTCGGGACGATAACCCGAATGGTGAATGCGCCGTCACCGTCACGTACCCGCGCGTCTCCGGTCACGGCCCTGCAGGGCACCCTTGCCGGGTCAACGGTTCCGTAAGCCACCGCAGCCGTCTGACTGAGGAACGGGTAGAGGTTATTGATCCACGTCTCGCGATCGAGGGCTGGGCGGCAGAACGCCGTTACGACGGCAGATGCGATCGAGATTGCTTCAGCCCCGACCTCAGGAGACGTCGGCGGCTGGTCCGCGTCGTGCGGGACAGACGCTGATGGCGAGACGGACGCGGGTGCCGAGTGCGGCTGTCCCTGTGCCTCCGACGCAATCCCGGGGGTGTTCGCCGTCCGCTCCCCCGCTTGGGAAGTGCATCCCAACAGTAGGGACGCAAGAACGCCCACAGCAACCAACCGACCAACCCGATTTCGAAGCATTTGTCGGTCCCTTCTACGTACGGCGAACAACTTGAGCTCAGATGGGCAAAAACCAATATGAGCCTGTCTATCCCTTTTTGACCTAGGCAATAAAGAATTGCCCTACACATCCAGTTTGATTATAGGTGGCAATTTGTGAATGTCCACGCACAGTCTCTAGACGACATAGGCCATCGAAATAGCGGCCGGATCCCCACGAAACGGCGCAAGTCGGCGCTGCACAGGGATGGTGGCCGCGGAATAGGTGCCTTCGGCCGACGCATCCTGGGGTGGAACGTCACCCTCTGCAGCCTGGAAAATCGGTAACTTAGTCGAATGGACAGCTTCGAGTACCGGAAAGAGCTTGCGAAGCGCGTCAACGCCCTCGTGGTTGTCTACGAATTCGAGACAGAGTCATCCCTCAAATTCGCTACGGTCCAAACTGCTCTCGATGAGGTCGGCGTCTCCATCAGCCGGCAACGATGGTCCTACATCAAGACTGGTTCAGGGTTCGCGGTGAAAGATCCGGCATTGCTGGAAGCAATCGCGAAGTTCTTCGGGGCTGATTCGGAATTCCTATTGGACCTCTCATCCCCGCCCGGTGACGAGCTGCAACGGCGCATCGATCACGTCATCCGGCTGCGCCGCGCAAATG comes from Subtercola boreus and encodes:
- a CDS encoding ATP/GTP-binding protein, whose protein sequence is MNDTSKTRTHHDHHMSVEGFPDGFVPAEPDPLSGVLPPEDSTGARAVAKGETATARATLVACSPLAREKVTKRVKKARRIPHAGGKKKAVRKASPKRPLRPTATGWLGRGGGQAVSIQPADEFRATTVQVCGLYPFSVGTGTPMIGVPLGKNLATGASVCCDPISWFRRARLISNPSMFVLSLPGLGKSSLTRRMAAGLAGYGTLPLVLGDLKPDYVDLIRALDGQVITLGRGRGYLNILDPGEAHHAAARLATASKDALLLSDALIAQATSGTSPAETHRLLGEATGERVRAAKLQRLANQVLADAHGRRHTMIAALLTILRSEPPTDREETIIDRALKYLDETHDGVPVLADLLRVIQEAPDQIRQVALDRGDLTRYKAITENLEASLIGLTTGGRLGEVFSQQTTTPMRRDRPVVYDVSSIDDSEGDLQAAILLACWSAGFGTVNVAAALADAGLEPRRHYFVILDELWRALRAGRGMVDRVDALTRLNRARGVGLAMISHTMSDLLSLASTEDQMKAKGFVERSGMVVCGGLPGAEMPLLTSAVPLSLAEQSMLTSWQDPPAWDPVSGHEAEPPGRGRFLIKVGGRPGIPIRVELTQAEMEVNDTNKLWHTASRAGRTTDPVNVEILP
- a CDS encoding SCO6880 family protein, with amino-acid sequence MTTTTATPPVTAPRTYGNWRKPQTAGLGGLGQLATIVMFVGIVAAIVASMFAGLGPALMVAGIFGAVLLTVSVKDKHGQSALGRTVVRVNWLRTKFKGANVYRSGPVGRAKWGTFQLPGLAAASQLTEWDDSHGRRFALISTPATRHFTIVLATEPDGAALVDQEQVNNQVAEYGIWLSNLGDEPGIEAASVTIETAPDTGTRLRGEVEGSMDPDAPEFARAMLTEVMQSYPVGSATIRAYIALTFSATSRIGGKRRNAAEVATDLAARIPGLTSSLASTGAGAARPLGAQELCEVIRVAYDPAAALLIDQAKAAGDTADLTWTDVGPASAEAHWDSYRHDGAVSTSWTMTSPPRGVVQSGILARLLAPHRDIARKRVTLLYRPIDPARAAALVEADLNAAQFNSTASTKPTARSTLSTRSAQATASEEASGAGLMNFGLIVTATTTDQAHEADARAAIDSLTAAARLRMRPAFGSQDSAFAAALPLGLILPRHLRIPNEVREAL